The Hydrogenimonas thermophila genome has a segment encoding these proteins:
- a CDS encoding dicarboxylate/amino acid:cation symporter codes for MKLSTETLTIVAIFLGIVAGVYLPELMLSLKWIGDLFLMLLKMLIVPLVFASVFVAIVSLGSGEALKNLGLKAFGYYFLTTALAVTTGLVVVNIVEPGSAHQMAVTAEVTKPAEHTFSSLLLSFVPSNIFASLSEGKIVQVLLFVIFFAIATLHLENTKRDSLKNFFDAVNDAMGKIAEWIIKLTPLGVFSLIGYVIAKEGVETLWELKSYVAAVLVALFIHAIIVLPAVASFIGRFNPLGYFKSVREAVLVAFSTASSSATLPVSIEVASTRGGVKKESAGFILPLGATVNMDGTALYEAIAVMFIANSYGVELGFSQQIVIFLTATFASIGAAGIPGAGLVMMTMILSAVGLPLEAIGLIAAVDRILDMFRTAINVWGDLLAAKVLNRFVY; via the coding sequence ATGAAGCTATCAACTGAAACTTTAACTATTGTTGCCATATTTCTAGGCATAGTGGCAGGGGTTTATCTGCCAGAATTGATGCTCTCACTAAAATGGATCGGAGATCTGTTTTTGATGCTTCTTAAAATGCTGATTGTTCCACTTGTTTTTGCTTCAGTATTTGTTGCAATAGTTTCGCTTGGAAGTGGTGAAGCTCTTAAAAATCTTGGTTTAAAAGCGTTTGGCTACTATTTTCTTACAACTGCATTGGCTGTAACTACAGGGCTTGTTGTAGTAAATATAGTTGAACCTGGCTCCGCACACCAGATGGCTGTAACAGCAGAAGTAACAAAGCCTGCAGAGCATACATTTTCATCTCTTCTACTCTCATTTGTACCAAGCAATATCTTTGCATCACTTAGTGAAGGAAAGATTGTTCAAGTTCTACTCTTTGTCATCTTCTTTGCCATTGCTACGCTCCATCTTGAGAATACCAAAAGAGACTCTTTAAAAAACTTTTTTGATGCTGTTAATGATGCAATGGGCAAAATAGCAGAGTGGATCATCAAATTGACTCCACTTGGTGTTTTTTCTCTCATTGGCTATGTAATTGCAAAAGAAGGAGTAGAAACATTATGGGAGCTTAAAAGCTATGTTGCTGCCGTACTTGTTGCTCTTTTTATTCACGCAATTATTGTACTGCCTGCTGTTGCAAGTTTTATAGGTCGTTTTAACCCTCTTGGATATTTTAAAAGCGTAAGAGAAGCTGTTTTGGTTGCATTTTCAACAGCTTCAAGCTCTGCAACTCTGCCTGTCTCAATAGAGGTTGCATCAACTCGCGGAGGAGTTAAAAAAGAGAGTGCAGGTTTCATTTTACCGCTTGGTGCTACTGTTAATATGGATGGCACAGCACTTTATGAAGCAATAGCAGTTATGTTTATTGCCAATAGTTATGGCGTAGAGCTTGGGTTTTCACAGCAGATAGTCATCTTTTTAACAGCAACTTTTGCTTCCATTGGTGCTGCAGGAATTCCTGGTGCAGGTCTTGTAATGATGACTATGATACTTAGTGCAGTAGGTTTACCACTTGAAGCAATAGGACTGATTGCAGCAGTTGATAGAATTCTAGATATGTTTAGAACAGCTATCAATGTATGGGGCGATCTGCTTGCAGCCAAAGTTTTAAACAGATTTGTTTATTAA
- a CDS encoding gamma carbonic anhydrase family protein has product MLLRYKDWFPKFGNDTWVAPDATVIGNVETGSDCSIWFGCVVRGDVHKIRIGDRTNIQDLTMIHVTHYKNPDMSDGHPTIIGNDVTVGHRVMLHGCTIEDACLIGMNCTILDGAVIGKESIVGAGALVTGGKKFPPRSLIIGSPAKVVRQLTDEEVEELYASARRYVEFKNDYINFLS; this is encoded by the coding sequence ATGTTATTACGATACAAAGATTGGTTTCCAAAATTTGGTAACGATACTTGGGTAGCTCCGGATGCAACTGTAATTGGAAATGTTGAAACCGGAAGCGATTGCTCCATCTGGTTTGGTTGTGTAGTACGTGGTGATGTGCATAAAATTCGCATAGGTGATCGTACAAATATACAAGATCTTACAATGATTCATGTTACTCACTACAAAAATCCTGATATGAGTGATGGGCATCCTACAATCATAGGAAATGATGTAACTGTAGGGCATCGTGTTATGTTGCACGGGTGCACTATTGAAGATGCGTGTCTAATTGGAATGAATTGTACTATTTTAGATGGTGCAGTCATAGGTAAAGAGTCAATTGTAGGTGCAGGGGCACTGGTTACAGGTGGTAAAAAGTTTCCACCAAGAAGCCTTATTATTGGATCGCCAGCAAAAGTGGTACGACAATTGACAGATGAAGAGGTAGAAGAGCTATACGCTTCAGCTCGAAGATATGTTGAATTTAAAAATGACTATATCAACTTCCTTTCATGA
- a CDS encoding trimeric intracellular cation channel family protein produces the protein MSLFEAADAIGLMTFSISGFLMGVRKGLDILGIVIAAFLTALGGGVIRDVIVGHTPIAFTQSTVLLFVVAGIILALILKLHTKKQPERFSIFILMDSIGLVAFAITGALVGIEAEFNLFGVMLLAFITAVGGGMLRDMMVNEVPIVLTSDFYGTVALLIALLIYICDILDCLGSFTLITIAASTLSLRLVAYYQKWQLPKIGGDL, from the coding sequence ATGAGCCTTTTTGAAGCAGCAGATGCAATAGGTCTTATGACCTTTTCCATCAGTGGTTTTTTAATGGGTGTACGCAAAGGGTTAGATATTCTTGGCATTGTCATCGCCGCCTTTTTAACGGCACTTGGAGGAGGTGTAATTCGTGATGTAATTGTTGGACATACACCTATAGCATTTACCCAAAGCACTGTTCTACTTTTTGTGGTTGCAGGCATTATACTGGCTTTAATCCTTAAACTCCATACAAAAAAACAGCCTGAAAGATTCTCTATTTTCATTTTAATGGATAGTATTGGACTTGTTGCATTTGCTATTACAGGAGCACTTGTAGGGATAGAAGCAGAGTTCAACCTGTTTGGCGTAATGCTGTTGGCTTTCATTACAGCGGTTGGTGGTGGTATGTTGAGAGATATGATGGTAAATGAGGTACCCATAGTTCTTACAAGCGATTTTTATGGAACTGTTGCACTGTTAATAGCACTGCTTATCTACATATGCGATATATTGGATTGCCTTGGATCTTTTACACTTATAACCATCGCTGCTTCAACTCTATCTTTACGTCTTGTTGCATACTACCAAAAATGGCAACTACCAAAAATTGGAGGAGATTTATGA